One segment of Macrotis lagotis isolate mMagLag1 chromosome 1, bilby.v1.9.chrom.fasta, whole genome shotgun sequence DNA contains the following:
- the ATP1A3 gene encoding sodium/potassium-transporting ATPase subunit alpha-3 has product MTEHKMSVEEVCRKYNTDCVQGLTHSKAQEILARDGPNALTPPPTTPEWVKFCRQLFGGFSILLWIGAILCFLAYGIQAGTEDDPAGDNLYLGIVLAAVVIITGCFSYYQEAKSSKIMESFKNMVPQQALVIREGEKMQVNAEEVVVGDLIEIKGGDRVPADLRIISAHGCKVDNSSLTGESEPQTRSPDCTHDNPLETRNITFFSTNCVEGTARGVVVATGDRTVMGRIATLASGLEVGKTPIAIEIEHFIQLITGVAVFLGVSFFILSLILGYTWLEAVIFLIGIIVANVPEGLLATVTVCLTLTAKRMARKNCLVKNLEAVETLGSTSTICSDKTGTLTQNRMTVAHMWFDNQIHEADTTEDQSGTSFDKSSHTWVALSHIAGLCNRAVFKGGQDNIPVLKRDVAGDASESALLKCIELSSGSVKLMRERNKKVAEIPFNSTNKYQLSIHETEDPNDNRYLLVMKGAPERILDRCSTILLQGKEQTLDDELKEAFQNAYLELGGLGERVLGFCHYYLPEEQFPKGFAFDCDDVNFTTDNLCFVGLMSMIDPPRAAVPDAVGKCRSAGIKVIMVTGDHPITAKAIAKGVGIISEGNETVEDIAARLNIPVSQVNPRDAKACVIHGTDLKDFSSEQIDEILQNHTEIVFARTSPQQKLIIVEGCQRQGAIVAVTGDGVNDSPALKKADIGVAMGIAGSDVSKQAADMILLDDNFASIVTGVEEGRLIFDNLKKSIAYTLTSNIPEITPFLLFIMANIPLPLGTITILCIDLGTDMVPAISLAYEAAESDIMKRQPRNPRTDKLVNERLISMAYGQIGMIQALGGFFAYFVILAENGFLPSNLVGIRLNWDDRTVNDLEDSYGQQWTYEQRKSVEFTCHTAFFVSIVVVQWADLIICKTRRNSVFQQGMKNKILIFGLFEETALAAFLSYCPGMDVALRMYPLKPSWWFCAFPYSFLIFVYDEIRKLILRRNPGGWVEKETYY; this is encoded by the exons ATG ACAGAGCACAAGATGTCAGTGGAAGAGGTCTGTCGGAAATACAACACAGATTGTGTCCAG GGGTTGACCCACAGCAAAGCGCAGGAGATCCTGGCCCGAGACGGCCCCAACGCCCTCACGCCTCCCCCCACCACTCCAGAATGGGTCAAGTTCTGCCGCCAACTCTTTGGAGGCTTCTCCATCCTGCTATGGATCGGGGCTATTCTATGCTTCTTAGCCTATGGTATCCAGGCAGGCACTGAGGACGACCCTGCAGGAGACAAT CTATATCTGGGTATCGTCTTGGCTGCCGTGGTGATCATCACTGGCTGCTTCTCCTACTACCAAGAGGCTAAGAGTTCGAAAATCATGGAATCCTTCAAGAACATGGTCCCTCAG CAAGCCCTGGTGATCCGAGAGGGAGAAAAGATGCAGGTGAATGCAGAGGAAGTGGTTGTCGGTGACCTTATTGAGATCAAGGGTGGGGACCGAGTTCCAGCTGACCTCCGGATCATCTCAGCACATGGTTGCAAG GTGGATAACTCCTCTCTGACTGGCGAGTCTGAGCCCCAGACCCGATCTCCAGACTGTACACATGACAACCCCTTGGAGACCAGGAACATCACCTTCTTTTCCACCAATTGTGTGGAAG GCACAGCTCGTGGTGTGGTGGTGGCCACAGGTGACCGGACTGTCATGGGCAGAATCGCAACTCTAGCCTCAGGTCTGGAAGTGGGCAAGACTCCAATTGCTATTGAGATAGAACACTTCATCCAGTTGATCACAGGCGTGGCTGTCTTCTTGGGCGTTTCCTTCTTCATCCTCTCTCTCATCCTTGGTTACACCTGGCTTGAGGCTGTCATCTTCCTCATCGGCATCATTGTGGCCAATGTACCCGAGGGTCTGCTGGCCACTGTCACT GTGTGTCTGACACTGACTGCCAAGCGCATGGCCCGGAAGAACTGCCTGGTAAAGAATCTAGAGGCTGTGGAGACCCTGGGCTCCACTTCCACCATCTGCTCAGATAAGACTGGGACTCTGACCCAGAACCGGATGACAGTTGCTCACATGTGGTTTGACAACCAGATCCATGAGGCAGACACCACTGAGGACCAGTCTG GAACCTCATTTGACAAGAGCTCCCACACCTGGGTGGCCTTGTCCCACATTGCTGGTCTCTGCAACCGAGCTGTCTTCAAGGGAGGCCAGGACAACATACCCGTGCTTAAG AGGGATGTGGCAGGAGATGCTTCCGAGTCAGCCCTTCTGAAATGCATTGAGTTGTCATCTGGCTCCGTGAAACTGATGCGAGAGAGGAACAAAAAGGTGGCTGAGATCCCCttcaactccaccaacaaataCCAG CTTTCCATCCACGAGACAGAGGACCCCAATGACAATCGTTATCTGCTGGTGATGAAGGGTGCCCCTGAGAGGATCTTGGACAGATGCTCCACCATTCTGCTTCAGGGCAAAGAGCAGACCTTGGATGATGAACTCAAGGAGGCGTTCCAGAATGCCTACTTGGAGCTGGGCGGGCTGGGCGAACGGGTGCTTG GGTTCTGCCATTACTACTTACCTGAGGAACAGTTCCCCAAGGGCTTTGCTTTTGACTGTGATGATGTCAACTTCACCACTGACAATCTCTGCTTCGTCGGCCTCATGTCCATGATTGATCCACCCAGAGCTGCTGTCCCTGATGCTGTGGGAAAATGTCGAAGTGCTGGCATCAAG GTGATCATGGTAACTGGCGACCACCCCATCACAGCTAAAGCTATTGCCAAGGGTGTAGGGATCATTTCTGAAGGCAATGAGACTGTGGAGGACATTGCTGCCAGGCTCAACATCCCTGTGAGCCAGGTCAATCCCAG GGATGCCAAAGCCTGTGTGATCCATGGCACAGACCTGAAGGATTTCTCCTCAGAACAGATTGATGAAATCTTGCAGAACCACACAGAAATTGTGTTTGCCCGAACCTCCCCACAACAGAAACTCATCATTGTAGAAGGCTGCCAGAGACAG GGTGCTATTGTAGCAGTGACTGGGGATGGTGTGAATGACTCACCTGCCCTTAAGAAGGCGGATATTGGTGTAGCTATGGGCATTGCTGGCTCCGACGTCTCCAAGCAGGCAGCTGACATGATTTTACTGGATGATAACTTTGCTTCCATCGTCACTGGTGTGGAGGAAG GCCGACTGATCTTCGACAACCTGAAGAAATCCATTGCCTACACCCTGACTAGCAATATCCCTGAGATtacccccttccttctcttcatcaTGGCAAACATCCCCCTGCCCCTGGGAACCATCACCATCCTCTGCATTGACCTGGGCACAGATATG GTCCCTGCCATCTCCCTGGCCTATGAGGCTGCTGAGAGTGACATCATGAAGCGACAGCCCCGAAATCCAAGGACAGACAAGCTAGTGAATGAGAGGCTCATTAGTATGGCATATGGACAGATAG GAATGATCCAGGCTCTGGGTGGTTTCTTTGCCTATTTTGTAATTCTGGCGGAGAATGGCTTCTTGCCTTCTAACCTTGTGGGTATTCGACTCAACTGGGATGACCGAACTGTCAATGACCTTGAAGATAGCTACGGGCAGCAGTGG ACCTATGAGCAGCGGAAGTCAGTGGAATTCACCTGTCACACAGCCTTCTTCGTCAGCATTGTGGTTGTGCAGTGGGCAGATCTCATCATTTGCAAGACCAGGAGGAATTCTGTTTTCCAGCAGGGAATGAA GAACAAGATTCTGATTTTCGGGTTGTTTGAAGAGACAGCGCTGGCCGCCTTCCTGTCCTACTGCCCTGGCATGGATGTGGCCCTACGCATGTACCCACTCAA GCCCAGTTGGTGGTTCTGTGCCTTCCCCTATAGCTTCCTCATCTTTGTCTATGATGAAATCAGAAAGCTCATCCTGCGCAGGAACCCCGGGG GCTGGGTGGAGAAGGAGACCTATTACTGA